The nucleotide window CGCCGATTTCGGCGCCCGAGGTACCGATGTTCACGTTGGCAATGCCGCAGTCGGAGCCGGTAGCGGCCAGGAAAGCTTCGGCCTCGCGCATGTTCAAAGTGAAGATGCTCGACGACAGCCCCTGCTTCACGCCGTTCTGCAGCTCAATGGCCTCCTCTACCCCACCCGAGTACTTAATCAGGTAGAGGATGGGCGCGAAGGTTTCTTCCTGCACGGTGTGGTACTCGTTCTTGGCTTCCACCAACGCGGGCTGCACATAGGTGCCCGTAGCGTACTGCTCGCCTTCCAGCACCTGCCCGCCGGTCAGCAGGGTGCCGCCTTCGGCCTGCACGGCTGCCAGGGCCTTAGTGAAGCCTTCCACAGCCTGCTGGTCGATGAGCGGGCCGACCAGGTTGCCTTCCTGCAGGGGGTTGCCGATGGGCAGCTTGGGGTAAATGCTCAGCAGGCGGCTTTTCACGTCCTCGTAAATCGAGTCGTGGATGATGAGGCGGCGGGTGGTGGTGCAGCGCTGTCCGGCCGTGCCTACGGCTCCGAACACTACGGCACGCATGGCCATGTCGAGGTCGGCGTGCTGAGTCAGGATAATGGCGTTGTTGCCGCCCAGCTCCAGCAAAGCACGGCCCAGGCGGGCGCCTACTACCTCACCTACCTTTTTGCCCATGCGCGTCGAGCCGGTGGCCGAAACCAGAGGCACGCGGGTGTCGGCGGCCATGGCAGCACCAACTTCGGGACCACCAATGATGACGTTGAAGACGCCCTCGGGCAGCTCATTTTCGCGCAGCACGTCCTTGATAATGTGCTGCACGGCCACGGCCACCAGCGGGGTTTTCTCGGAGGGCTTCCAGATGCTCACGTCGCCGCAGACGGCGGCCAGCATGGCGTTCCAGCTCCACACAGCTACCGGGAAGTTGAAGGCCGAGATAATGCCGATAATGCCCAGCGGGTGGTACTGCTCATACATGCGGTGGGCGGGCCGCTCGGAGTGCATGGTCAGGCCGTGGAGTTGGCGCGAGAGGCCTACGGCAAAGTCGCAGATGTCAATCATTTCCTGCACTTCGCCCAGGCCTTCCTGCAGGATCTTGCCCATCTCGTAGCTCACCAGCTTGCCCAGGGGCTCCTTGTACTCGCGCAGCTTGTTGCCGATCTGCCGCACGATTTCGCCCCGCTTGGGAGCCGGCATCAGGCGCCAGGTTTTAAAGGCTTCCTGGGCCGTGCGCACCACCGTGTCGTAGTCGGCTTCGGTGGCCATGGCCACGGCGGCAATGCGGCGGCCATCGGTGGGCGAGGTGATGGTTTTGAGGTTCTGGCCGGCTCCGCCCCACTGCAAACCAGTGCTGTAGGCGGCGTTTTCGGCCTCCACGCCCAGCTCACGCAGCACTTGCTGAATGTTGTGCGGATCGTGCTCCTGCA belongs to Hymenobacter cellulosilyticus and includes:
- the amaB gene encoding L-piperidine-6-carboxylate dehydrogenase, with the protein product MKLAIEEATATGTDVQEHDPHNIQQVLRELGVEAENAAYSTGLQWGGAGQNLKTITSPTDGRRIAAVAMATEADYDTVVRTAQEAFKTWRLMPAPKRGEIVRQIGNKLREYKEPLGKLVSYEMGKILQEGLGEVQEMIDICDFAVGLSRQLHGLTMHSERPAHRMYEQYHPLGIIGIISAFNFPVAVWSWNAMLAAVCGDVSIWKPSEKTPLVAVAVQHIIKDVLRENELPEGVFNVIIGGPEVGAAMAADTRVPLVSATGSTRMGKKVGEVVGARLGRALLELGGNNAIILTQHADLDMAMRAVVFGAVGTAGQRCTTTRRLIIHDSIYEDVKSRLLSIYPKLPIGNPLQEGNLVGPLIDQQAVEGFTKALAAVQAEGGTLLTGGQVLEGEQYATGTYVQPALVEAKNEYHTVQEETFAPILYLIKYSGGVEEAIELQNGVKQGLSSSIFTLNMREAEAFLAATGSDCGIANVNIGTSGAEIGGAFGGEKETGGGRESGSDAWKIYMRRQTNTINYSDQLPLAQGIKFDV